The DNA segment AAGAGTTGGCCCATGAGCACAGTAGCACCTGTATGCTGACTGAGAGTATTACCTACTTCAGGAGATCTTAAGATCAGCAGAATGCAGTTGTGATGGTCCTACCTCATCTCCATCATGACTCAACCACAGAAGACCTGCAGTGGAGGGAATTACCCATCTTTACCATGTTCATGAAAATTACCAAGCCCAGTAAATTGTACCTCTGGGATAGTCTTACAAAAAGACCAAGGGTACAGCAGACCCACTGTcacctgaaataattaaaaataagttggGAATTGTATGCTAAAGATTTCTAGTGATGACGACCTCCTATACTCAGGTTCCTTCTCTCCTGGATCCATATAGATCTTTTATCCTGGCAGTATTCAAATGCTTCATAACCTTTAACATACTCATGCTTGCCACCCAGGGGAGAGAAGGCTGTGAGGCAGTGCCAGTCCCCATTGTCACAGGTAGGCAGAACATCTACAAAGCACCCATGGGGTAGGTGAGCTTTTGGAGGTGAGCTGCAGAGCCTTCCAGCAGTGGTGAATGGTGAGCCAGGCCACCAAGGCCATGAAAGCACAGATTTTCAGGGTATGCTGAGGAACCTGGCACTTGGCTTGGGAATCTCAGTGGTATTTGTTTGACAGTGTGGTGTATGTTCACCTGGGCAAGCTCGAGGAACACAGAAAGCCTTGACCCAGCTTTCTCAGTGTGCGCTGCTTTGCTCTCCTGCACAGGTCCACAACTATGGAGGAGTCTTGGTGGAGGAAGACTTCAGCAATTACAGTGTCACAGTGGAGAATCCCATCCACACAGTCTATCAAGGTAAATGCCTGACCCATTGCCATGCAACTTCAGTTAAAAGTTTGCTTCACCTGGCAAGAGGTGGCAACAGTATTTAACAAGAGTTGAAGTCACAGCTGTGCTGAGGCATCTGCAGAAAAGCCCTCCAGGGTGTTTCCTGCTATTGCCTGCTGACACTGATGCATCCTAGGCAGTTCAAGAAGTTTTCAGCACTTTGAAATGGGCCTGTTTTTTCCTTGGTAGTGACCAATGGTATTTTAATAGTGTTAAAGTATAAAGATGCAATATGATAACATATTGATGCAATGTCTGGATAGAAGCTGGACCATAGGCTAGCACCTACGTCAGAAGACAGTTCCCAAAGTTGATCTACAATGGAGAAAAACATACTTTATGCAAAAAGTTTCTAAAATGTCATTCTTTTCTAGGAATCCCTGTCTTTACTCTCCATACAGCTGTAATGTTGCAAACCCATTTTATCTCTGTTTTTCCATACTGCAGCCCAGAAACCAACCAGCCAACCAAAAAGAACTGAATTTCAGATGTAAAAAAAGCATCCCTATTTGGGCTTCCTTCATCCATCatagagaaacagaaagatacAACAGGAATGTTTTGGGAAATCCTTTCAAATCATGTTGCTTTCCATTATTTCCCCTCAAATCTGGAAAGGTTTCCCTGTCCTCAAGGACACTAGCTTATGGGAAAGTGTTATAACTGGACAGTATCTGACAAAAGCAGCTTCattcctcccttctttccttcacaGGTCATCTTGTTTTCAGTCCCCCACCTCCACATGCAGGTCCTGCACTGATCACAGCACTGAACATCCTTGAGGGCTTTAACATCACAAGTCAAGTATCCAGGGGGAATATCTTGCACTGGATGGCAGAGGTGAGAGGAGGTTCAACATTCACTGAATTTCTTGTGCTGCTagagaataatttatttgttgCTTGGttgtacaaaaatatttgtaggtAATTCCCAGAGGAGAATGACCAAATAGACTGCTAAGGTGTAAATCTGAGCTGTTCTGCTGCCTCAGGTGGGTGCAGGTGCTGGAGCCTCCTGCTCAGCTGAGCTCTTTCTTCCTTAGGCAGAGCTTTTTCAGAAGAACAATCTGTGACTTTTGCCCATTTCTTGTACACGATCGTCTCTTCAGAATGACCCCACAGCAGCTGAGGGTGGTCCCATCTCTTTCCTCCACCTCTTATGCTCCAGTGGCCCTGGCCATACCAGAAAACCAGAGTTCTGCTAGGGCACTGCAAGGAGAGTAGCAATCTGATGCTGCAAGCAAAAACCTGTATGTGGCAATGACAAGGAAAACTGACCCAACactatattttttcaaaatccttACATTTTACCCCACCTCATGATCTCAGTGGTCTAGATCATGATTTTTCTAGTATTTAGGGCTGTCAGCCCTACCAAAACATTGCAGCTTCCCAGGAAGTCAAGCAAGTGCTCTGTTTCATGCCCTGCAAGGAGTCCTACATTCTTAGATGCTTAACAGATTGACAGCTGGGTTTTATGAGTTGGGAATTTTAAGCAAGGATGTAACCACATCCTTGTAGCAGACAGGACAGTGGGTGCTTGGAAGTTATTGCCTCTCAGCAAAAATGCAACAGCTGGAGGTGTTACATGCTGCTAGGCCTGTGCAGAGGCAGAGGAGGTTGACTcaactaaattatttttgagcTCTCTTTAGGAAGCTTTGGATGAATCTGTTTGCTCTGCATTTGCACCAGGCCAAGAGTTTCACCCATTGGTTATCATGTCCCAGCTTAGGAACAGCAACCTCCAGATAAAGGGCAGTCACTTCAGAAGATGTGTAACCCTGATCTTGGGATCTTACTTGGGATCACACGGCTGAACACATGGCTGAGATTTAGTGCTAAGTCAGCACCAGATAGTCCAGCCCTGGGACAGCCATGACCAAGATGACCTTAACCTGTGCCTGTGGCGTGGATGTGGTCTGCTTGTTTCAGTGGAGCTCTTCCTTGGCCACCAAGCCTCTTGTACCTCCTCTGTATGGTATGGTGGTCAGGAGACTGTTTCATGGAAATGCCACCTTCTCCAGAAGTTAATCATGTTCTACGCTGTACATCAGAAGATAAATGATGATGCTTCAGGAGAAGTTGTTGATGCGTGGCACTTGTCAAAACAGAAGTCACATCTAGCTATCTACCTGCAGCGTAATGTACTGTCTTGAATCTTGAATGAAAATGGGATGACCTGCAAGCTGAAAGTCTAGTGCATTTCTGCTAGGCCCAAGCTGGCTTGATTGAAGAGCACATTTCGCCTTGTGGTTGTCCCCTGGCTATGCACTGTAACACCAGGGCTGGATAAACTGTGTCTTTTGAAATTGCATCTTCCCATTTTTGATGGACTGGCTTAGGCAGGATTCTGCATGTATGAGAAACCAGATGCCTTCCCCTTTTTACACCATCATTCCCTTAAGTGTGCTGGGACTAACGCTTTCTGTTCAAACACTTCGGATGACTTACAACTAGGAACATGGGTAGCAGCTGGTGAGCAGAATAGCTCATTTCTGCTCGGCAGTAGTGCTGCACCAGTGGAGCTGCCATCCAGAGGCAACGGCAAGCCCAGGACCCACTGTCCCACTGGGATTCAGTGTGATCTCTGCTGTTGTGGCAACCACTCAGGAATGGAAATAGAAAGTAAGTGGCATCCTGGTGACCCTGTCTGCCAGCTGGCAATGCAGCTGAACCACTGAGCTGGGCTGAGCCAGCTGGTCAGCTCCTGCCAGGCATGTTCCACCTTGTGCAAACACTGCTGGATACGCTTGGCTCCCACAGCACACAGTTTGCCATGCCAAACTGATGCCTTTTGGTCCCCATACTCATGTGTGGCAGCCCTTTACACTGAGGTATTCCCAGGACCAGGCTTttagacatttttcttcatagGCTTCAGCCAACATGCCAGGAGACCAGATACCTCTTCCTGTTTGGAGTATCAAAAGTTGTATTTCCAGGGCcacttaaatgtttttctttctttctttgtgtgttCAATTCAGACATTAAAAATAGCCCTGAGTCTAGCTAGCAACCTGGGAGACCCATCTGATGATGTATCCATCACTCACGCTGCAGAAGACATGGTGAGGTAGGTCTGAGGCTGACAGGCACAGTGACAGTTGCAAGATATGTGGTTTGGATATCATTCCTGGATTTGCTCTTTTCAGTGCACAGGGGAAACTGAGGTTATTCTACTTCTGGTTTACTGAGGAAAGGTCAGTCCTTGGGTGTCCTCCTAGGGCTCACTCTTCAACAAGGATCACAGCTGATAGCATGGGGCTCTGGGGAAGGGTCATGGAATGTCCTCACACAGAGGTTTCCTGGAGCCAGCTTGATCTTGAGGGTTCCTCCCACTTTCTCACCTCTCTAAATATTCCTTCTCAGCAGGTCGAACAAACAGCCATCCACATGACCATGACCACACATGCAGTTTCTggctctcccttccccaccatGGGGCTCGGGTGCCTTTGCAGTACACCCAGACACGTGGGAGAGGCCAGGCCTGGGGTTTCAGCCCAGCCTCCTACCTCAGAGCCAGGTCCAGCCATGGTTGGTGGCCAGAGCAGGACCTGACTTGCCAGTCCTGGAGGACTGGCATTCAGCCGGGTGGTGCCAGCCCTTGTCCATTGGGGGTGAGTTTACCACTGTAGACAGAGCCTGGGAGGTCCACAGCATTGTCTCTCTGTGTGGACTGAGCCATCTTGTCTCCTTCCATCGGGTGAAACAAAGGAGCTGCCTGTCCTCAGTGCCAGCCCCCTCAGGGAGACACCGCCAGTAGCTGTGTAGATGTACCCCCACAGACAGACCAAGAGACGTTCAGCTTCCTAGGCTCATggcttgctttcctctttccctccctcatTGCTGAAGTAAATCAGAAGCTAATTCCCTGCGCCAGCTGATTAATGACTCCCAGTCCTTCTTGTCTGATCTCCACATGCCTCACTTCTCCGTGGAGAGTGGACCCGCTGCTAGCCAGGTGCTTGTCATGGGGCCCGATGACTTCATTGTTGCTGTTGTAAGGTAAAGGATTTACTTCTTCCCTCCATAATGTACTCAGAgggtgggagcagggagaagaaaacaggttCAACAGGACAGGATGGGACCAGACCTGGAGCAGCTGGGCTCCTCTGTCCCAGTTAGTCCTGCAACAGAAGAAATAGTGAAGATGGGGTGGAGATGTGTGAGCTGGTGCTGCTCTGCCCTGTGCAATCCCACAGCCCTCTCATAGTGAAACATGTCTGGATTGGCCTGAATCTGCTCCCTGGATGGCCAAATTTAAGGACTGATGGGGGCATAGAGACAGGTCCATCAACCTAGAGGGGAATCCTTAAACACAGGGAGGGACAGAGCTGCCATCGCCCACATGGTTTCTGCTCCTAAGTATGTGGAGACTTTCACTCCTCACATCTAACCGGCCCTAAAGAACTACCAAAGAGTCTATCAAGCCAGGATGGGACAGAAAATTGGAGCCCTGAAAGCCTCGAGGTGCACAGAAATCTCTGGGAGGATTTTTATGAGatttcttcatgtttctttcagttctttgaaTCATCCCTTTGGCAGTGGAATAATAACACCCTCTGGAGTCCTCCTGAACAGCCAGATGTTGGACTTCTcctggcaaaataaaacaatgaacCATTCTATTCCCAGGCCGGTAATGAATGACATGACAAATTCTTTATTTGAGCTGTCTGtaccatttttttcaattttattctCATCTCCACAACAGGGAGGCTATTTAATGCCTTATTAATAATTGAGAGACAATAGTCTGTAGGAAGCTcctattttttcattatatgaGCCACTGAAACGGAGTAAACAGAAGGTTTCATGTGTATCAGTTATCATTATAATGCAGTTTTATCAAGTGACGCTGTACATCTCAGCTACCTATTTTCCCTGCAGTCCAGATGCACTTTAAAGCAACCATCCTTTTCTGTGGACTTGAATTAAGGACTCTCTTTATGAATTGCTGCTCTGCAGGTTTGAAAGTAAcagatagcagaaaaaaaatcttcaggtCTTGGAAAGAAACAATTGCAGACCAGTATTGGTGGCTTCCAGTGCTGCCTTGTTGTTTCTTCTTGCTGTGTATTGAAAAACCATCCCACTTTGCTGGGTTGGTATTTTAGAAGTGGGTGAATGGGTCTGTGTACCTTCTGTAAAAGAGAGCGATGGTGTGAAACGGGACAGATCCTGTTAACACCAGAGAGCATTATCATAGCAGTGAGGATGTCAACCTTGTAAAACTACACAAGTGCAATTGTTGGCTGAAGCATAAAGAGTAAGAGGTTAATCTGCACAGCTTGAGCACCAGCAAAGCTTTAGTCAGCTTGCTGAATTTTTTTGGTCTGTCTTTTCTTCAACTGCAGCAAAATCTCATTCAGCCTCGGAAACGACCCCTGTCTTTCCTGTTACCCACCATCGTGAGACCATCCGAGGGGATGTGCGGGACGTACCTATGTCTGGGAGCTAACAATGGGGACAAAGCCTTGAGCAGCATCATTCAGGTCAGTGCTGCGTCTGGGCATCTGCCCTCTCAGAGCAGCTGTTGAGCTCAACACTGAATAGGGTCCCTTCCTGTAGTACAGGCTTTCCCTTCTTTACGTCCCAGGCTCTGTTGAAACTGGTGGCCACAGGATTACCAGTTCATTCTTTAATGTCACCAGTTCCAcatatttgttttttcaaatcTCTAAAAGCTACCAGTTTACTTCTCTTGCACCTTTCCTGGTGGCACCACTCATAATTGTAGAGGAAAAGCATCTTGGCAAAATCTATAATGGTTTTGTGTCATTCTAATACctgttaaaagctttttttaaggatcattaggaaaaaaaaaggagcattttGTATTCAGAGAATTGCAGGAGACTGGCAGCCCTTTAGACCTTTTCCCCATGAAAAGCTCCTTTTAGTGCATTCCCAACTGAATTGCTCAGCACTTGCTATAACTTGGGCAGCTCCTCCTAATTTATGATTTGTAATGAGGTGAAGTACTTGCCAATAGCTTGAGTGCATGCACAACAGCAATGGATTGCTAAAAAGAAAGGCACAACAAGAATGGCTCCCATTTTCCTTACCTTTTGGAAGGCATTATTTAGAGCAGAACTAAAGCCAACCATTGCTTCCTAATGCTTTGTTTGGAGAAGTCACCCTGAGCTTTTGGCTGTAAGTAACAAGTATTTAGAGGTTACATCACATTCCAGACACACAACTCTCCTAATTTAGCAGGAACTATGTGACAAAAAGCCCATGCAATCCTGAAAAGGTACCACTTTTCCACCAACAATATACAGGCCGTATTTCAAGGGCCTCTTTGTATGTGCAAAACCCTGCATTAGTTCATGCAGTTTGGTAAATGGTTCAAAATGTTCTTTGCCTGCTGCATCTGCAGATGTTGGAGCCACCAATTAGGGGGATGCTCGGGAAGTTGGCTTCTCCTATTCTCATTACTTGTTTTTATTATTGAGGatcttttattcttttgcagGTTTTGGTAAATGTTTTAACATTTAACAAGAATCTGAGTGAAAGTTTGTCACTTGGTCGACTTCACCCACAGCTTCAGTCTAACATCTTGCAGGTTGACAGTGAGTATGGACACTGGGTGTGGTGCAGCCTACAAATCTAGCGTGTTTAGAAAAGGAGCAGGATTTTCTTAGCACACTGCTGTGGAAGTGCGACAGCCCAGCGCACAGCTCACTGTGTTCTAGGGTCCTCAGTGGGTGCAGAGGGTTTTGGGGAAGACAGGAAGCAGCAACCTAGCTTCTTCAAAGCTTGGAGCCCTTACTGAGCCATGCCCTCTCCCTCTTGTCTTGGGAATACTCCCTGGCCCCTCCAACACCACCTGTCCAAACTCTTCCAGGTGCTTCTCCCCAACCCTCCCTCTGTCCCAGCTCAACTCGTGGTAGCAGCCTTGTCCTGTGCTTAAAACCTTTTGCAATCTGATGCCACTGAAGATATCCAAATAAACAAGACTGCAACCACAACTTCACCCAGACACGTCCTGAATGCTAGCAGATCTTCCTACACTTTATTACCACTGCCATAAATTATATTCTTTCACTTTGCAGTCCGTGTCCCTTAACTCCACCAGCTGGGGAGAAGACAAGGCTTATGGCAAGGCTTGTAGCTTGACAGTGCTGGAAATGCAGCATCAATGCTGACACTCTGGAGACTGTACTGCCAGCTCTTGTCCTTGTTATTACAAGTCTTCGTCTAtctgttgtttttcacaaagccCCATACCTTACCGGAGTGAAACATAAGTGAAATTTGGTTCTTATTTCACACAAAATAGCCAAAGTTTCTAGGCCTTctcatttcagaggaaaatctAAAATTGTCTGGTGAGTGTGACCTGCAGACTTGGAAACTAGAATTAATTGAACCAAATCCAAAACTTCAGAAGGTCCTAATTTGTGGGTTTGGACATTTGGCATCAACAAGATATATGTTAAGACACATCTGCAATGTATATAGCTTAAATAACTGTGGGATTTCTGTGTGCCTGCTCAGTTTGTCCAGTTGCATTCCCAGCTTTGTATCCTCAGGCACTTCTATTCAGGCAGAAATTACAAAacatcaaacaaacaaaataaaagcagaagagcaAGGAACCTAAGGTAGATGGCTGGAAGATTAAGAAATACATGAAGGGGAAGTTGGAAGGCTTATCACAAACTTTGTCATTTGGCAACTTGTTTTACTATCATTTGTTTTGAGCTGCCTTACATCTTATTTTGACTAATAACTGTTAATACTATTATTTGTAACTAAGCTCTTAAGAGCAGGGACTGCCTTGTGTACTGTAAGAAGAATAACTACAATAGGTGCCAGATCCTTTCATTTCCCCCACCGCACAGAGCACTGCCCATCTCTGAACAGCCTTTGCTGCTGAGAGCTGAGAGAGTGAGTGCTGGTCCTCCTCGACCGCTTGGCTCTCCCTAGCTGGGATGCCTTCTGAAGAGGCTGCAGGCAGTTTTCTTCACACTGCAGATCCCAAAAGGGTTAGAATAGAGGTTTGCGTCAAAGGCAGCACTGGTTTCAGTTACAAATTCCTCTTTCAAAATCCCTGCAGGTGAGTTTCCTGAAGAAGATATCGAATTTCTTGTAGCCAGGGGCCATCAAGTGGATAAAGTCAAAGTGGTCTCCCTAGTTCATGGAGCCAGAAGAACCAACAGTTTCATCATTGGCCTGAAGGACCCCAGGAGCGTGGATGCTGCCGGAGCCACAATATTGTAGCACCTCCCAGATGACAAGTTCACTGAACAAGGCTTAGACAAATCCACCCAAGTGATGTGCATGTTCTGAAATGGccccttctccatccccagGGTGGTAGCCCTGCATACACACTGCTGAGTAGACTTTCTGCATTCCCCACCCAGGATGACACCAGAGGGATTAGCTGCACCAACATACAGCTCTctggttttttaatttattttatttttaaattatttgaattgCAAGCAGCTCAGTCTTTGTTATAGGAATGCAGGGAGCACACTTTTCTTTTGGCAGAGTATTGCTAATAATTCAGTCTTTTCAAAAGCCCAATTCTAGCCAGCATCTTCATTTTAGTGAGCGGGAACattagcaaaggaaaaaacagctgctGATGATACTGTCATCTTCATCTCCCTGTCTTTCCCAAGTTCATTCTTTGCCTCTTGTGTAAACCAATAATTAATGCAGCCTAATGTAGTGTTTATAGGTGCCTGTAGCTGGAATATCAGGGAGTCCTTTAATACTCTGTATGGGCCAGCTGATTTTTACCGCCATGCAGCCTCCTGTGTTAGTTCCTTTTCTCACATCACTACATACCTTGAATTTCAGGAGTAAGTATTTTGAATCAAGTTACTGTGCAGACTCACTGGCAGTCTGATTTTGTAACTGGAGCAATGGTTTTCAACTTCTGACAACTTGTGCACCCCCCAATAGTTTTCTTATAGAGGTTCAGCCTCTTCCATGGTGAATTTAAGCTTAGTGGTAGTGGGCTTAATTTTTTTAGATACCTTTTGGGGATATCTTAGCAGTACTCCACAAACTTGTAAAAATCCACACAAACCATGGACCGAAAACCACATGGAGAGTGTTTAGGTAGGCTCAGGGTTTTCCTTACACTGCCTTATCTCAGTCTGCTCTGAAAGCCTGAATCATGTAATCCCTACATAGAGGCTTGGGATATTCTGCTTACTAAATTCATGCCTGTACTTCAGCTCTATATTTTAATACTGGCGGCTCTATTGCAAAAGCTGAAGAGAGTGAGAGAAAAGgtacaaaccaaaccaaacactaCTGAGATAATTTTCTGTCTGCAGCATGTAGTGCAAAATATAAGAATACTTCTTCATTTCTTGTCTGAAATAGACTGAGGAAATAATACCACATCCAACAGCTGCACCATTTCATTCAACCCACATTTGgacatttccttctctttttactAGCAAGTTAGACAAAGACACCTGGCACTAAAATATTCTAGAATTTGATCATTTCCTGCAGTCTAAAATTTGATGATTTCCTTCATGGTGCAAACGCATCTATGGCCACTGTACATATTATATATGTAGGTCTGCTTATGGTTGTCTTGTTCTTTCATTTGATGATTACACCAGTCACCCCCAACCCTCCTCCTGAGGGACCCTGAAACACTCATCTATTTGTAACGCACCTTCTAATGCTCATTGCCATTTGATAGGGGGAGCATGCGGGTCATTTTGGGGCAGTCAGGGCGCTACTGCAGATAATCGGACTAATCGTTCCTGCCAGCTGAGGATCTCAAAGCATCTTATGTGAAGCCTTGCAAGTTGCGCTGAGGAAGGACAGAGATGCTTTTATGCTCC comes from the Haliaeetus albicilla chromosome 2, bHalAlb1.1, whole genome shotgun sequence genome and includes:
- the GGT7 gene encoding glutathione hydrolase 7 isoform X2, with the translated sequence MGSQDVSPLQETSKDPFSGDCSCRQDGLTVIITACLTFATGVTVALIMQIYFGDPQIFHHGAVVTDAARCTALGIEVLNKQGSSVDAAIASALCAGIVNPHTSGIGGGGVMLVHDIRKNRSWVIDFREVAPLGIPLEGDLQKDTKPGLLVGVPGMIQGMHQAHELHGRLPWSKLLGLAAAVAHNGFNVTHDLAKAVSELKDLNYSDKFREIFLPDGQPLVPGMFVRRLDLAAVLELVGAEGVSAFYSGNLTQEIISEVHNYGGVLVEEDFSNYSVTVENPIHTVYQGHLVFSPPPPHAGPALITALNILEGFNITSQVSRGNILHWMAETLKIALSLASNLGDPSDDVSITHAAEDMVSKSEANSLRQLINDSQSFLSDLHMPHFSVESGPAASQVLVMGPDDFIVAVVSSLNHPFGSGIITPSGVLLNSQMLDFSWQNKTMNHSIPRPQNLIQPRKRPLSFLLPTIVRPSEGMCGTYLCLGANNGDKALSSIIQVLVNVLTFNKNLSESLSLGRLHPQLQSNILQVDSEFPEEDIEFLVARGHQVDKVKVVSLVHGARRTNSFIIGLKDPRSVDAAGATIL